TCGCGGAGATCAGCGAGGAGAAAGAACAGACCGAGGACCGCATCGCCGAGTTGCGCGAGCAGCTGGACGAGAAGAACTCGCGGATCGCGGAACTCGAAACCGAGCTGCAGGACGCGCGGGACATGCAACGGATGGCCGACCAGTTCACGCAGGCGCTGGTCGACCACGTCAAGGGGTCGAACCCCGGCCGTACCGAGCAGGCGCGGATGCGCGACCGCCGCGCCGCGGCGAACGGTGATCAGTCGTCGTTCGACGACGCCGCCGAGTGGGTCGAGGGCGGCGAGGCGGTCCCGGAGGGCGGCGATCCGCCCCTGCCCGACGAGACCGCCCGCGAGGACGACGGCTACGACGATTCCACGATGACCTGGCCGGGCGACGAGGCCGCCCGCGCCGAGGCCTGGGAGGGCGGCCCCGACGCCCACGGCGAACCCGTCGACGGCGCGGCCGACGAGGCGACCCTGGAAGACGCGACCGCCGACGCCGCCGCGAGCGACGACGGGATGTCGTTCGGCGGGATGGCCGGCGCGTTCGGTGACGACGCCGCGTCCGCGGAGGACGCCGCCACCGACGGTGGGACGGCGCCGCGGATCGGCGAGGGACTCGACGGGGGCGACGACGCGTCGATGACCCGCGGGTTCGACGGCGTCGAGGCCGACCCGCTGGGCGACCGCGCGACCGACGCCTTCGAAGCGGGCACGTCGACGGCCGTCGACGACGAGGCGGTCGAGGACGCCGCCGCGTTCGCCCGCGACATCGCCGACGACCTGGCCGACCTGGCGCCCGAGACCCGACAGATGCTGCGGTACTACCGCGACCACGGGCCCGGAACGCCGATGGACGCGCTGTTCGCCGCGGGCGGGGCCGACGACCGCACCGACGCCTACGCCCGCAATCGACGGCTACGCGTCCACGGTCTCGTCGAGCACGTCGGCCGCGGTCGCTACGACTACCGCGTCCCCGCGCTCCTGGCCGAGCGCACCGACTGCGAGTCGGTCGACTCGTTCGTCCGGCAGGCCGAGCGCGCGCTCGACGGCGACGACCTCGAGGCCCCGCCGACCGACGACGAGGGCGCCGAAGCGTCGGCTGCCGAGGACGCCACCGCGAACGAAGACACCGGCGACGGTCCCGACGACCTGCCGGCCGACGACTCCGACACTCCCGACGACGACCCAGTCGACGACCTGTCGGTCGCGGCCGACAACGACGAAGTCGAGCTTCTCGACTGACGGGCCGACGGCTCGGTCCGCGCTCGTTCTCTCGGACCGCTGCTATTCGATCTCGCTGACGACCTCGGCTGGGTTCCCCTGGACGACGACGC
This DNA window, taken from Halosimplex litoreum, encodes the following:
- a CDS encoding helicase HerA domain-containing protein, translated to MAETESITVADVSDGPCGSGEPGRAVDLPVVELLTGRGFVTGKSGSGKSNTASVVVEKLLDNGFGMLIVDIDGEYYGLKEEYEILHAGADDECDIQITVEHAEKIATLALEQNVPIILDVSSFLDEEEAADLLTEVSKRLFAKAKKLKQPFLMLVEEVHEWIPQKGSVGECGKMLIKISKRGRKHGLGIVGISQRPADVKKDFITQCDWLVWHRLTWNNDTKVVKRVLDGDYASAVEDLDDGEAFMMNDWAEEIQRVQFRRKQTFDAGATPGLDDFERPDLKSVSDDLVSELAEISEEKEQTEDRIAELREQLDEKNSRIAELETELQDARDMQRMADQFTQALVDHVKGSNPGRTEQARMRDRRAAANGDQSSFDDAAEWVEGGEAVPEGGDPPLPDETAREDDGYDDSTMTWPGDEAARAEAWEGGPDAHGEPVDGAADEATLEDATADAAASDDGMSFGGMAGAFGDDAASAEDAATDGGTAPRIGEGLDGGDDASMTRGFDGVEADPLGDRATDAFEAGTSTAVDDEAVEDAAAFARDIADDLADLAPETRQMLRYYRDHGPGTPMDALFAAGGADDRTDAYARNRRLRVHGLVEHVGRGRYDYRVPALLAERTDCESVDSFVRQAERALDGDDLEAPPTDDEGAEASAAEDATANEDTGDGPDDLPADDSDTPDDDPVDDLSVAADNDEVELLD